GGCGCGGATCTCATTGAACCCGTCCACCGTCGACACCTTGATCCCGTAGCCGGCCAGCAGGCCGCCGGGAAAGCGCAGGGCCATGACCCCCAGCCACGCGAAGAAGCCCGCACAGGGCAGGATCAGCAGCATCTTGAGCATGGGGACTCCGAGGCGGGTCTGGCCGGATGTGGCGTCATGGGCCAAGCTTGCCGCGTCTTTCCTGCTCCGGCTTTCGAGAAGTGGCTATGGCGCCGAGCGCGCGACTGTATTCCTGGGGCGCCCGCGCGCTCTTCCTCGGCGAGGCCCTGGGCCTGACGCCGCACCGCAACGCCGTGGCCGTGCTGGCGCTCGGCCTGGAAGCGTCCTTCGACGTCGCCATCGATCCCGCCGATCCGGCCGCCGGATATCGCCGCTGCCGCGCCGCGCTCATCCCGCCCAACACCCTGCACCACTTGGCGGCCACCACCGGGACCATGGCCTTCCTCTATGTCGACGCGCGCAGTCCCGACCAGGCGCGGCTGCAAGGCCTGGTCCGCGATGCCGGCCCCCGCGTCGGCTTCGACCTGGACGGCGAAGTCGAGTTGATCGAGAGCCTGGCCAGGCTGGCGCGCGGCGAAGCCGACTGGACCGCCACGCGTCCCGGCCTGGACGCCCTGCTGTCGGAGCGCGGCGCCCGTCCGAAGGACCCCCGCGTGCGCCAAGCCCTTGACCTGCTGCACGCCGATCCCGCCGCCCGGCCGTCGCTGGAGGCCCTGGCCAGGCAGGCCGGCCTCTCGACCTCGCACTTCATCCACCTGTTCAAGGCCGCCACCGGGGTGCCGCTGCGCCGCTACAAGCTG
This genomic stretch from Phenylobacterium sp. LH3H17 harbors:
- a CDS encoding AraC family transcriptional regulator, which produces MAPSARLYSWGARALFLGEALGLTPHRNAVAVLALGLEASFDVAIDPADPAAGYRRCRAALIPPNTLHHLAATTGTMAFLYVDARSPDQARLQGLVRDAGPRVGFDLDGEVELIESLARLARGEADWTATRPGLDALLSERGARPKDPRVRQALDLLHADPAARPSLEALARQAGLSTSHFIHLFKAATGVPLRRYKLWIAMGAAIRAIVAGENLTNAALDAGFSSSAHFSAAFREMFGMEPSRLSGGRLAA